From the Elaeis guineensis isolate ETL-2024a chromosome 16, EG11, whole genome shotgun sequence genome, the window TTCTATAAATCCACAACATATCATGAGATCTtgccaaaatcaaaaaatttggcgTGACCTCCACCTATTTTCCCATTTTATTGCCCATTTTCAGCCTCTAAACCAAAAAACATGAAATGAGGAGGAGAGGTTCATTACCTAATTTTAGCTTCGATTTGGTTCAAAAAGTGCAAAATCCAGATtttcctatttttatttttattttttaaaactcagagagagagagagagagagagagagagagagagagagagagggagagagggagagagaggggttgAGAATGCACAAGATGCCTTCTTAGCCTCCCTGTATTATTGAAGTGTAAGGGGGCATGGAGCCCCGAACTGGTGTGAACCAGATGGTTTGTGCCGGTACCGCTCTAAACCACTCGGTTTGGAGTGATTCTGCATGACATGTTGTCTTGTTATTATTCTTATAATGTTTTTGTACATGTTCATATGTGGATTATGTAATGCAGCTTGAGATATAGGCACCAGAATAGGGTGGGATTGACAATGAGATTAGAAGAGGAGATGCTAGAACGTTTTATTGCTCAGATTTTAAACTATTGCTGGATGTTGAATTAACAATGCATTGTGGAACAAGTTTGACATGGTACTTAAGCTAGCCATATTCTAAGACATTCAGCGAATATGCTGCGTCTCTTTTGTGGTGCCTTGCTAGTTGCATTtgtcacctaataattatttataattcccTGCCCCAATGTGGAATGTGGCATTTAGCTGCTCATGTTTCATTACCAAATATAAAAACTAAAACAAGTCAGAAGGCTGTAAACATGGAACGCTATACTTCTCTCTTTAGTTTGAGTAACCCAACACTGTTCCTGCTTTATCCATGGTTTCCTTGTTGTATGAATATCAATAATGATGGAAAATTTTAATGAAATGGAACCTCTtaactaaaataaaatatttttttgtcttTATAGAGCATAAATATAAACTGTcacttgatttatttatttatatgttttTTGGTACAGTGTCAGTTGATTTATTAAAAAGCTAACATAGCTGCTTGTTTTGAGAGAATGAAGAGGGTCATTTGGTCATAGAATAATGATTAATATGAATTGTGATTGAATTGCTTTATACTGCTAGCGTGGCATTACTTTTGGATCATTAATGATCAGACATTTGTGCTCACTGTTTAATTGAAAGTTCTTGATATCTGTTTTTCACCTTGTCTTTTTAATCCATCATGCTGTTTGTTAGGGATGAAGCACTTTTTGAATCatatgattttctttaagtaaatTTGCAGACAAAGGTAATGCATTTTCTATGTTTGTAATTTGaggtttataatatttatattctcTTCTTTGTTTGAGGAGTGTATTGGCAAACAAGATCGGGAAGAAGTGGGTCAAAATagtgatattattattattattttttattatacgtTTTTTGCCTTTAATCTTGTAGGGTTGGCACATGGATGTATGCTTCATCGTGCTTCCAAAGTTAGTGGAAAATCTACTACCAAGGGCCCTTTCTCGAAAGCTTCAACTTTGATGAAGCCTACTGCAAGTCAATTGGCCAAGCAAAACCAACCACGTGAAGTGAAGAATGCCTGCCGGTGTGTCCCCTGGTGATATTTATGCCTCATATTTATAGTAGTTACTCTCTTTACATAATTCAAAACTGACTGTAATCATCATGTTCTTTGTATTGTTTTGAaacctaaatttttatgattactTCTGTTGCTTCATTTttgttgtttaaaaattttggtgttttccccataggttcaattatcTTCTCGCATTTTCTCATGTTCATTGAATGTTGTATCTGATCAATTTTCTCCAACAATTCTTATATTGGTTGTTTTTGAGGACTATAATTTTATGTACATGATCTTCTTTCTCTGTCTATTTATCATAGGCATTTAATTATTTGTTGAAAGAAATTGTTGACTTAGGTTCCTTTTCTCTTATCAGGTCTCATAAACCAGCAGCAGTCAAAAGTAACAGGAATTTTGAAGATTCAAGCAGTTATCTGCATCAAGCTGCCAAAAGGCAAAGACTAGAGAGAGGTCATTTATGCAAGGTGTTGCATTAATTTTGTTCTCTAATAATGCATATATGCATGCGTACACTTGTTTTGAATCAGATTATAACATATTGTTACACCATGATATCAATAGCTTGCTGGTGCTGTACTGTTTATTAGTGTTATCATTGTTTTAAGTATATGATATGTTTGGATCTTTTATAATGTATAAGGATATGCGTGTAAGTTTTAAGTTCAATTAGCTTATCTACTACAGTATCTAATCACAATCTCAACTTTTGAAGCCCATAAACCTGTGACCTTTGCTTGTGATTTCATTTGTGTAATGTATGATATTTGAATTTCTTGATGACAAGTATTTTGGGAGTGGTAAGATCATCATAGTTCATTGGACCAAGTTATCATGGCCTGAACGTAAGTAGCTGCCTGCGGAGAATTTAATAGATTAATTTGGTAGTATCATAGATGGACTAAAATCATGGAACACCTAAATGAAATGCATTACTCAGAGTCCTCGAATTGTAGTTGTGCTGGGCTTATGCTAGAAAGGGATGGAGACTTTAGAGGAATTATGTGGCTGATTTTTAAATAATTTGGAAGTCCAAATGGACCCAAGGTAAGCAGTAATTGCCTAATACTAGAAAAATAGCTgataataattgattttgataattcaaCTTTAGAAAAGATCCATtctgatttttagatcaaataaaataaaattgttgAATGATGTGTTCCGAAAAAAGATCATGATCAAACAATGGAAAATTGTCAAATGCTGAAATTCTAATCAATGGACAAACATAGAGATCCACGAtgctaaaaagaaataaaaacagAGATGGTTCCTAAGAAAACTAAAACCATAATAGCATTGGTCTTATGGATATTCTTGTGGTCAAATGTATCAGTCCTGGTGCTTTACATGCACTAAATGAAACTAAAATTTACACAGATATCTACAATTACATCAACATAACTTGCCTCTTCAAACTTTTAAAATAAAGGACCTGATGTCCTTTCTTTCTCACCTCTTCAAACTTTTCTCCTTTTCATTCTTTTCTTCCCCTACCATTCCTCCGTTTCGTCCTTCCATTTCAATTTTCATCGCTCTTcctttccctctcttctcttttcttcctagacCCAACCAGCTTTCTCCTATAGAAAGTCAGTGTCCTTCCTTAATCATGCTTCTTCCATTCTTTTCCTCTTCCATTATATGGGATAGCCTGTTTTTATCATTTGTGCCGAGAAAGTTTTATTCTTCACCAGACATTTAGTTGCTACTGGAAATCCaataaagaagaagcaaaaaactTCAATAAACTCCTTAGAAACAATTGACCCCATGTAAATATTGTGGTACATCAACAATGTGCGAGATAGTTATCCCTATGCTATTGTAGTTTATGTTGTTGGTGaaaagtttcttttctttttttttttttttggggttgtTTAGCTATCTTCTGTTTCCTTGGTTTCCTGTCATTCTGCAATGAAAGTGGAGAGACTGCCTAGAGACATTAAGAAGTTAGATGGAAGTCGAGCGAGAGGAACTGGAATTACATCAAAAAAGGAAAATAGCTGCACTGACAAAGGATGATGCAATTATGGATAATCAATGGTGAAGAATAATTTGTAAATCTCACAATGTATGTTTTTCAGCATTAATGGTTTTGGTTGTCATTTCATATATTATACATTGTAAAATAATGACAACCACCTCATTTTTATCCACCATAAAATAATAAGTACCAGCCTAACATGCATAACAGCACAAGTACTTCATTCGCATTCTATGACCAATCTAACACTTAAATGTAAATGTTTGACTTTATGATCCTCAGGACATGATTACTTGCTCAAGATTGCAAAAGATTATATTCTGAAGTGCTAGTGAAGAACAAGCTTGTATAGTCCTACAACCCACCAGCCACACCTGACCCCACCCTTGActgctcctctctctctatctattttTGTGTGCATGGGCACTCATGTAGTGGGGGAAGGGGCAAGGTTTATAAATCAGGAGACATCTGCCACTCAGTAGGCAACCATTACTGAAATGAACAAAGAATAAAATCTATTAATTGAAAAAAACCTATTTAAGGAAATAAAAAGGTGATTGAAAAATATCagcagatatgtatatatatcatatctgccATTATCTTGgaatttatcattttatattgGCTGAGAGAACAGGGCCAGGAATTTTTCATATCTGTATTGGGGGTTGTCCAATACTGATGCATACCGAGATGTTGGTTGATATAATAGTCTTCTTTACTTTTGTCTGATCCTACTCTAGCCTCTGGATAACCTTCAAATTGCATGTGCTTGAGAATATGTGCCAAAATCATCCCAAGACTGGTGAAGCCCATTTGGTTTGGCCACGTCCTCCACAAATGCAACAAGAAGTCCATAATCAATCCTTTTTTCCCATGTCTATGAAATTGTAATGTCTAATAGTGGGTGCTTTAGGAGGTATCTCTATGGTCTTTAGTAAATTGACtaaattcttttttcttctttcatctAAAGTACAGGTataattttatttcattcttgCTCACTTTTCTTTTGTGGAGAAGTGCAAGATTTGCTTTCTGCTGCTTATGTTCTTGACCAAATTTTCATATTCAATTGAAAATTTGTTCGTCCATGTGGTTTTGACTTTGTTCCATGCTCCATATAAGAACTGGTGAATATTGCTTGAAACTGTAATGTATATAATTAATTTGCTAGCTACCACTAAGATCATGTTTATTTTTCATCTTATGCAATGCAGATAGTTGGTGCAATGCCACAACTTGATTTGATTCACAAAGTTCCAAAAAAGGTAATCCTTCTTGTCAGCACAAATCTCTAGTCCTTGGGGTAAAAGGTAATCTCCTGCagtatatatttgaaattttatcCAAAGTTCTTTTTGGAGTTTTATATGAaataaggataaattttttttggagtttTATATGAAATACATAGAATACCTAAAGAATAATAAATAACCTTTTCATCTGAAGTTTTCTTCCTTGCTTAAGTGTTTCGTTACTTCAAGGAGGAATAATCCTTCTTCATCCCAGGGTCATGCCTTTTCCTAGATTTTATCTAGTCTTGTCTTATTGATATCTGAACTCAAAATTATTTCAGTAGTTTTATATGAAGCTTGATTGCTATGATCCTTTCATGCATTTTGTTTTCCAGCTAATCATGGGATTTTTTTGAGCAATGCAGAAAACTGGGCCTGCTGTTTGCAATACTGGGCTTCCTAGGTTGAAACTTACAATTCCAAAAGAACCCAAACTGGAAACTGCACGAAGGGCTCTTAACTTTAGGGCTCAAAGAGTAAGGTAAACCTGCTTAACATGTATTCATGCAACTCACCAACAAAGGTGCAGAATTTTGTCTTGAAAACCATACAATCATCACATGCTATCGAGAATACAGGCCGAGCAATGCTAAACATTTACAAGAAGGGATGGTACCAACCACATCTGCCTTCAAAGAACGCCCTTTAAACCAAAAAGTTGGTAGTATAAATCCTTAAGCAGTTTGATAATAATGTGATTTAGATTCTCTGAACATGTAGGTCATGGTTATTCCTTTGGGTATGCAGATTCTTGAGGCTCCTTCAGTGTCCCTTGCTCAGAAGAGTACCCCACGGTTACCCAGTTTTAAAGTAGGTCTGCAAATTCTCTCATTCTGTCTAATGGATATAGGTCTACTGTATGTCTTAGGGCTCCTTAAGGAATGAAGGAATATTCAAATTTTCAACAGCTGAtttttatgttcctttcttgctccaTTGTCTTTTAGGAGTTCAACTTGAAAACTCGCAACAAGACTACTCAACATTGCTCGGCTACATCATCATCAACGGTACAATGCAGCAacactgatcatgcatctctaatGCATTATTATACCCTTATAAATTGCAGTCTTAGAAAACACTTTTCCTATTCTAGTATTGAAGCCTGTGATTCAGTTAATAGATTTGTTCAGACAATTATGTAGCTTGCAAAATCTATTCTTCAATCTCAATATGTGATGCTTAATGTATAATACAGGTTTCAGACAGTCATATTCCTTCTGCAGTAAAGGGTAACGTGACAGGATCCAAAAGGACAGAACTTCAGGATTCTGGTGCTCCAAAGCTACCAAAGTAAGCCAAAAGTGTAGTCATGCCAATGTGCTTGAGTGTCTTCCTGTGAGCATTCAAATTTTTTTCGAATTGTGTAGAATCACCATAATGGTTTCACTTCCCGCTTTTAATCTGGGAACCGTTGCCTCTTGCACTATCAATTCTGCTTGCTGTAATCTTAGGCAGATCTACATCTAAGCATAAACCATAAAATTGATTCTTTGTCCATTTATTTGTTGTTGGTTGCCAACTTATTTACTTTATGCTTCACACTGAATGGGAGGGGAGAAAGGTGGAGACAATGAGTTTGTGTGATCATCAGAGTCTTCGAAGGAGGTTGATACTTGGAGAGTTAGATGAGAAAACTTGCTTGAACTTCTCTGAGTGAATGAAGGGAAAGAGAAGTATGTATCTTACTTTCTTTCCCTAGCGTAAGAACAGAAGTATATATCTAAAGTGAGCATGGCTAAGATGATTGGATTATAACAGATTAGTAGTCTTTAATGTGCCTATACAGATCTAATGCAAGCATTGTTCACTCCTATATTAACAAATTTGTTTACTGTTCTAGGGTCAGTGTCCTATCATCTACCAGTGAATGAAACTCAGATCATTCAGTGCAAGTGCAGCAAGTTATCAAGGGAGAGAAAGCATCAGATGATGTTAATTGATATCATATTATATAAGTATCCATTAGGATATTCACTGCCATGATGATGGTTTGACCCTTAACTGGATTTAATAGTCGGTACAAAGCCAATCAGAAAACACCAAAATAAACCCTTCAATAAAGCATGTAAAAGTAGGGATAAAACCTAAAAATTCAGATAGAATGTTTAAATCGCAACACTTCCCCCGAAGATGATTCTTTTTGTTTCCTCATCATGTTACTAGGGCAAATGTGTGGTCGTTCAAGCAAGTGTATCTCATATGTTTGTTCATtgaaagcgaaaaagaaaaagcttTTACGTCAAATGGAAATTGTCGATTGATCAAAGATTTGtcttaaaaaagtacttttggtTTATACTCCtgatttttttgtttttggttCCATTTCACCTATTAGTGATGATGAGAAGGCAAAGGACAGCAGAAACATGTCTTGCATATTCAAAGCTAGACTGTGGAGTAAGAAGGTAACTTCGGTAATTACTGTTTAAAGCCATTACTTATTTTCTACTTCAAGTTCATTGGAAATTTGAGCCATGTTGAGTGTTTTTAGTGGCATGATGTTGTAGCATccatccattaaaattttatttttctctacgAGCTAACAGAAAGGTTCTAGGATTCTGCTATATTTATGTCTTTATGCCTACATGGATAAGAAAAATTCAGGGGAAAACATGTCTCTCATCATGTGAAGGCTCTTATGCAGTGTCTTCGTTGTGCATCTAAGATCACATCTTTAACTTTTTGGATAGATTTTTGCTTACAAAGGAGGTTTTGGCATCTTCCAAAGTACCAAGCAGGAAATAACAGTACCTAAGGTTTTAAATGTTTTGACATTAAATGGTCTAAGGAACAACTGTAATTTCTGTTTGTTTGGACATATATTTATCCTTTTTTACTTCTTTGTAGGACTTCAACTTGTCAACCACCAAAAGTTGTCAGCAGACTGCATTGACGGAACTTTTCAACATGGTAGATTTAAACaccataatttatgattttactgTAAAAAAATTTGGGTCACAATGAAGTCATTTGTTATCCTTGAGTATAATTATTGACGATCCAGAACCTTTTTTCTGGCACAATCACGTTATAGTATATTTAAATCTTGTGGTAGAATGATATTTTGTGTATGTATCCTTTTGCTTATTTTGTTCCAATGCTAGCTCTCTTTAGCTTCGGAAGAACAGAAGACTACTGCTTCTCAGACAAGGTGTCAACTGCCCACTTATGTGGCTGCTGAGGTTTCCATTTTTCTCCTTcagttaatattatttttttcacttcTTTTCAAATGTATTCACTAGTTCTTGCAACGTTGCAAGGTTTTGAAAGAGAATTCAAGCACTACTGTACAAAAATAAAAATGGTAAGCTACTTTATAAGGAGAAACCTGTGCACTCTTTGTCACCTGTGATTGCCTTTAGTTTCTTTTTGGAGGTGAACACATTTTCTTAACATTTTTTTGCATCATATGTTCTTTGGCATAAATATTATAACTCTTATTTGCAGAGGATTCATGTGGCCAAGTAAAAATTGCAAATACTTGGAGAAGGTAGATTACATTTGAATATGACAATGAGATATGACTTTAAATCATAGTCATATGTGTTCAGGTAAATACC encodes:
- the LOC105059355 gene encoding protein TPX2 isoform X1: MDDDEAMQAAFEEGVFLGCEIDLDYEFDAARYFDFGRAETPAEARAAELWFETAGSCPPSRLAHGCMLHRASKVSGKSTTKGPFSKASTLMKPTASQLAKQNQPREVKNACRSHKPAAVKSNRNFEDSSSYLHQAAKRQRLERGHLCKIVGAMPQLDLIHKVPKKKTGPAVCNTGLPRLKLTIPKEPKLETARRALNFRAQRVRPSNAKHLQEGMVPTTSAFKERPLNQKILEAPSVSLAQKSTPRLPSFKEFNLKTRNKTTQHCSATSSSTVSDSHIPSAVKGNVTGSKRTELQDSGAPKLPNDDEKAKDSRNMSCIFKARLWSKKVTSDFNLSTTKSCQQTALTELFNMLSLASEEQKTTASQTRCQLPTYVAAEVSIFLLQLILFFSLLFKCIH
- the LOC105059355 gene encoding protein TPX2 isoform X3; translated protein: MDDDEAMQAAFEEGVFLGCEIDLDYEFDAARYFDFGRAETPAEARAAELWFETAGSCPPSRLAHGCMLHRASKVSGKSTTKGPFSKASTLMKPTASQLAKQNQPREVKNACRSHKPAAVKSNRNFEDSSSYLHQAAKRQRLERGHLCKIVGAMPQLDLIHKVPKKKTGPAVCNTGLPRLKLTIPKEPKLETARRALNFRAQRVRPSNAKHLQEGMVPTTSAFKERPLNQKILEAPSVSLAQKSTPRLPSFKEFNLKTRNKTTQHCSATSSSTVSDSHIPSAVKGNVTGSKRTELQDSGAPKLPNDDEKAKDSRNMSCIFKARLWSKKVTSDFNLSTTKSCQQTALTELFNMLSLASEEQKTTASQTRCQLPTYVAAEVLKENSSTTVQK
- the LOC105059355 gene encoding protein TPX2 isoform X4, with the translated sequence MDDDEAMQAAFEEGVFLGCEIDLDYEFDAARYFDFGRAETPAEARAAELWFETAGSCPPSRLAHGCMLHRASKVSGKSTTKGPFSKASTLMKPTASQLAKQNQPREVKNACRSHKPAAVKSNRNFEDSSSYLHQAAKRQRLERGHLCKIVGAMPQLDLIHKVPKKKTGPAVCNTGLPRLKLTIPKEPKLETARRALNFRAQRVRPSNAKHLQEGMVPTTSAFKERPLNQKILEAPSVSLAQKSTPRLPSFKEFNLKTRNKTTQHCSATSSSTVSDSHIPSAVKGNVTGSKRTELQDSGAPKLPNDDEKAKDSRNMSCIFKARLWSKKDFNLSTTKSCQQTALTELFNMVDLNTIIYDFTVKKFGSQ
- the LOC105059355 gene encoding protein TPX2 isoform X2; the protein is MDDDEAMQAAFEEGVFLGCEIDLDYEFDAARYFDFGRAETPAEARAAELWFETAGSCPPSRLAHGCMLHRASKVSGKSTTKGPFSKASTLMKPTASQLAKQNQPREVKNACRSHKPAAVKSNRNFEDSSSYLHQAAKRQRLERGHLCKIVGAMPQLDLIHKVPKKKTGPAVCNTGLPRLKLTIPKEPKLETARRALNFRAQRVRPSNAKHLQEGMVPTTSAFKERPLNQKILEAPSVSLAQKSTPRLPSFKEFNLKTRNKTTQHCSATSSSTVSDSHIPSAVKGNVTGSKRTELQDSGAPKLPNDDEKAKDSRNMSCIFKARLWSKKDFNLSTTKSCQQTALTELFNMLSLASEEQKTTASQTRCQLPTYVAAEVSIFLLQLILFFSLLFKCIH
- the LOC105059355 gene encoding protein TPX2 isoform X5; translation: MDDDEAMQAAFEEGVFLGCEIDLDYEFDAARYFDFGRAETPAEARAAELWFETAGSCPPSRLAHGCMLHRASKVSGKSTTKGPFSKASTLMKPTASQLAKQNQPREVKNACRSHKPAAVKSNRNFEDSSSYLHQAAKRQRLERGHLCKIVGAMPQLDLIHKVPKKKTGPAVCNTGLPRLKLTIPKEPKLETARRALNFRAQRVRPSNAKHLQEGMVPTTSAFKERPLNQKILEAPSVSLAQKSTPRLPSFKEFNLKTRNKTTQHCSATSSSTVSDSHIPSAVKGNVTGSKRTELQDSGAPKLPNDDEKAKDSRNMSCIFKARLWSKKVTSVITV